A single genomic interval of Bacillus sp. es.036 harbors:
- a CDS encoding SIR2 family protein — translation MKTNDILEISTSLAAGSLTLFLGTGFSKHMTNGEAPSWLELLYDCAIHIDETNEIVNDLFIKDQGKLESCKFNLTVCAQILEEEYLKQGKNIREKISEIIKEKINIDTIDKEKVKQFKELLEKHNEINIITTNYDSIITDFILPLSSKVVVEGSLIPKLFDVKPVFHIHGSIINPESIVLTEADYFNFLHKESYMSRKLFTIIQETTIVIMGYSLGDFNLNRILNEAKGFKTNTIRKSDIYYLNRDVVNDFYQSYFYTTFGVSVIDETTINGFVKLVSRKFSSAKALVKKAKRFPMIMEGQKRYTDNFLKLNQSFSNILLLADAQGYSFEDDLFKELIIDILNRKRKFTMEDGAWNQYEHLANWLVQLGRLYDVENTKIEREFLNLVEYSFDHMSEKLYFGFSWKAHSIWQSNWNSLTSRNKDLIKKLVEEVHFDSKNAVEKIFQ, via the coding sequence AGTAAACATATGACTAATGGTGAAGCACCAAGTTGGTTGGAGCTCTTATATGATTGTGCTATACACATCGATGAAACTAATGAAATAGTAAATGATCTTTTTATAAAAGATCAAGGTAAATTAGAAAGTTGCAAATTTAATTTAACTGTATGCGCGCAAATACTAGAAGAGGAATATTTAAAACAAGGTAAAAACATTAGAGAAAAAATTTCTGAAATAATCAAAGAAAAAATTAATATTGATACAATTGATAAGGAAAAAGTAAAGCAATTTAAAGAACTACTAGAGAAACATAACGAGATAAATATAATCACCACAAACTATGATTCTATTATTACGGACTTTATACTTCCATTAAGTAGTAAGGTAGTTGTTGAAGGAAGTTTGATTCCTAAGCTGTTTGACGTAAAACCTGTTTTTCATATTCATGGTTCTATTATTAACCCGGAATCCATTGTTTTAACTGAAGCTGATTACTTCAACTTTTTACATAAAGAAAGTTACATGTCTAGAAAACTATTCACAATAATCCAAGAAACCACCATAGTAATAATGGGTTATTCATTAGGAGATTTTAACCTAAATCGCATTTTGAATGAAGCTAAAGGATTCAAAACTAATACAATACGTAAAAGTGATATTTACTATCTGAATAGGGACGTAGTAAATGATTTTTATCAGAGTTATTTTTATACTACTTTTGGTGTCAGTGTCATAGATGAAACCACGATTAATGGGTTTGTTAAGTTGGTAAGTAGGAAGTTTAGTTCGGCTAAAGCGCTTGTGAAGAAAGCAAAAAGATTTCCTATGATAATGGAAGGTCAAAAAAGGTATACGGATAACTTCTTGAAATTAAATCAGTCATTTTCCAATATTTTATTATTAGCTGATGCACAAGGATATTCTTTTGAAGATGATTTATTCAAAGAACTAATAATTGATATTTTAAATAGAAAAAGAAAATTTACTATGGAAGATGGTGCTTGGAATCAGTATGAGCATTTAGCTAATTGGTTGGTACAGTTGGGGAGGTTATACGATGTAGAAAACACCAAAATAGAAAGGGAGTTTCTAAATTTAGTAGAATATTCATTTGATCATATGAGCGAAAAACTCTATTTTGGATTCTCATGGAAAGCCCATTCGATTTGGCAATCCAATTGGAATTCTTTAACATCACGAAATAAAGATTTAATTAAAAAGTTGGTTGAAGAAGTTCACTTTGATAGTAAAAATGCTGTAGAAAAAATATTTCAGTAA
- a CDS encoding CoA-disulfide reductase → MSKKIVIVGGVAGGSTAAARLRRLDETAEIVMFDKGEYISYANCGLPYYIGGTIEDRKKLLVQTPESMAARYNFDIRTLSEVTRIDRAKKSIFVHDLKSGQTYEETYDQLILSPGARPIVPPIPGLNEAEALFTLRNIPDTDRIKAYVDEENPSQAVVVGGGFIGVEMAENLSDLGMNVTLIEMANQIMPPLDYEMAAIVHQHLRDKGIHLILNDGVKAFENNGTKLLTISGKEIATDLIILSIGVRPENELAVHAGLSVGARGGIQVDEYLQTSDPSIYAIGDAIEVKCFINKQTTMIPLAWPANRQGRLVADNIYGKKTPYKGTLGTSIAKVFDYAVATTGNNEKTLKSLGIAYEVVHVHPGSHAGYYPNASPIALKLVFDKETGKIFGAQAVGKDGVDKRIDVIATAIKGGLTVLDLPDLELAYAPPYSSAKDPVNMAGYVASNMVEGMLETVQWHEIDAIVENGGTLIDVRSPGEFKNGFIKGAINLPVDELRSKLLELPQGETIYVHCQVGLRGYIATRILQENGFEAVNLDGGYRTYEQVMMEKMITE, encoded by the coding sequence ATGAGTAAAAAAATAGTCATTGTTGGTGGCGTAGCTGGTGGCTCAACAGCAGCTGCTCGTTTAAGAAGATTAGATGAAACGGCAGAGATTGTCATGTTTGATAAAGGGGAGTATATTTCTTATGCCAACTGTGGGCTCCCTTACTATATAGGTGGAACGATTGAAGACCGCAAGAAACTACTCGTCCAAACACCAGAAAGCATGGCCGCAAGGTATAACTTTGATATTCGTACATTGAGCGAAGTTACACGAATTGATCGTGCAAAAAAATCCATCTTTGTGCACGATTTAAAATCCGGTCAAACTTACGAAGAAACGTATGATCAACTAATTCTTTCACCAGGAGCGCGTCCGATTGTGCCACCAATCCCTGGTCTTAATGAAGCAGAGGCGCTTTTTACGCTTCGCAATATTCCTGATACCGATCGGATCAAGGCTTATGTTGATGAAGAGAACCCGTCCCAAGCTGTTGTCGTAGGCGGTGGTTTTATCGGAGTTGAAATGGCTGAAAACTTGAGCGACCTTGGCATGAACGTCACACTGATTGAAATGGCAAATCAAATCATGCCACCGCTCGATTATGAAATGGCCGCAATCGTTCACCAGCACCTTAGAGATAAAGGCATTCACCTGATTTTAAATGACGGGGTAAAAGCATTCGAAAACAATGGAACGAAATTACTCACCATAAGCGGAAAAGAAATCGCAACGGATCTGATCATATTGTCTATCGGTGTCCGCCCTGAAAATGAACTCGCTGTCCATGCCGGGTTATCTGTAGGAGCACGAGGCGGCATTCAAGTAGACGAATACCTCCAAACGAGTGATCCTTCCATTTATGCAATTGGCGATGCCATTGAAGTAAAATGTTTCATTAACAAGCAAACAACCATGATTCCTTTAGCATGGCCGGCAAATAGACAGGGACGACTCGTTGCTGATAACATTTACGGCAAAAAAACGCCGTATAAAGGGACACTTGGAACATCGATTGCCAAGGTGTTTGACTATGCTGTTGCTACGACAGGTAATAATGAAAAAACCTTAAAAAGCCTTGGTATTGCTTATGAAGTCGTACACGTTCATCCAGGTTCACACGCTGGATATTATCCAAACGCCTCCCCTATTGCCTTAAAGCTTGTTTTCGATAAAGAAACCGGAAAGATCTTCGGTGCGCAAGCAGTCGGTAAGGATGGCGTGGATAAGCGAATCGATGTCATCGCAACCGCGATTAAAGGGGGCTTAACCGTTCTCGACCTCCCTGACTTAGAACTGGCATACGCTCCTCCTTACTCTTCAGCGAAAGATCCGGTGAATATGGCGGGATATGTAGCAAGTAACATGGTTGAAGGGATGCTGGAAACCGTTCAGTGGCATGAGATTGATGCGATCGTGGAAAACGGCGGTACGCTTATTGATGTGCGAAGCCCTGGAGAATTTAAGAATGGATTTATAAAAGGAGCTATTAATCTTCCAGTTGATGAATTACGGAGTAAGCTTCTTGAGCTACCGCAGGGTGAGACGATTTATGTGCACTGTCAGGTTGGGTTACGGGGGTATATTGCGACACGTATACTTCAGGAGAATGGGTTTGAGGCGGTTAATCTTGATGGGGGGTATCGGACTTATGAACAGGTTATGATGGAGAAAATGATTACAGAGTAG
- a CDS encoding C40 family peptidase gives MNKSRLTARIASSTLVAAMVFSPVLSEGAFAKVDSNDVKQSDTVSSSINVLGSGDRGEAVTALQSELESLGYYTYHVDGIFGQITEDAVEDFQEDKGLTVDGIAGPEVMGALSATDSRATEPNSDDTPTESVSQSEVVSTAKSLIGTPYVWGGTTPDGFDSSGFIQYVFNEAGVDISRTERDMWKYDGTEVESPAIGDVVFFEGTYDVEGASHSGIYIGDNKIIHAGSGGVEVTDLSYDFWKDHYLGVKSFK, from the coding sequence ATGAACAAATCTAGATTAACCGCACGAATTGCTTCATCTACTTTGGTGGCCGCGATGGTCTTTTCTCCGGTCTTAAGTGAAGGGGCTTTTGCTAAGGTCGATTCAAATGACGTGAAGCAAAGTGATACAGTTAGTTCATCAATCAACGTTCTGGGTAGTGGAGATCGTGGCGAGGCTGTTACGGCACTGCAATCAGAACTGGAATCTCTCGGTTATTATACCTATCACGTCGATGGTATCTTTGGTCAGATCACAGAAGATGCTGTTGAAGATTTTCAAGAAGATAAGGGACTTACTGTTGACGGTATAGCTGGACCTGAGGTTATGGGTGCACTATCTGCTACGGATTCCCGAGCTACTGAACCGAATTCCGATGACACACCTACTGAGTCCGTCTCGCAATCTGAAGTTGTTTCCACTGCGAAAAGCTTAATTGGAACGCCATATGTTTGGGGTGGTACAACACCAGACGGGTTTGACAGCAGTGGCTTCATCCAATATGTGTTTAACGAAGCTGGAGTCGACATATCACGAACGGAACGTGATATGTGGAAATATGATGGAACAGAAGTAGAGTCTCCGGCGATCGGAGATGTTGTCTTTTTTGAAGGCACGTATGATGTAGAAGGAGCTTCACATAGCGGAATCTATATCGGCGACAACAAAATCATCCACGCTGGTAGCGGCGGTGTAGAAGTCACTGATCTTAGCTACGACTTTTGGAAAGACCATTATTTAGGCGTGAAATCATTCAAATAA
- a CDS encoding NUDIX domain-containing protein yields MPGGFMDFNESVQETARREVLEETGLVLKEMSLFGIYSGPDKEKTFDNGDQVSPVQILFRCHDFDGELRGSEESFETAFFSLDALPDQLFTEHKLMISDLINGKEQPIIG; encoded by the coding sequence TTGCCTGGTGGGTTTATGGACTTTAACGAATCAGTACAGGAAACGGCAAGAAGAGAAGTGTTGGAAGAGACTGGACTTGTGCTAAAAGAGATGTCACTCTTTGGTATCTACTCAGGTCCCGATAAAGAGAAAACGTTTGATAATGGCGATCAGGTTTCACCTGTTCAAATCCTCTTTCGCTGTCACGATTTTGATGGAGAACTGCGCGGAAGTGAAGAATCGTTCGAGACAGCATTTTTTTCACTAGATGCGCTTCCGGATCAACTTTTTACCGAGCACAAACTGATGATAAGTGATTTAATAAATGGTAAAGAACAGCCTATAATAGGGTAG
- a CDS encoding dihydrofolate reductase family protein: protein MSKRKVSVYIATSVDGYVATEDDSLDWLFKVEPEGDAGYEEFMKDVDTMIMGRRTYDWVMEQENGVNPYQGKISYVYTTQSRENTEDVTYTSEDPTSLIERLNEQGGGTIWLIGGGVLVHEFLEKNLIDEFIISLAPALIGKGIPLFQKSDVKHDLELTDVRQYGQFAQLHYRVKKV, encoded by the coding sequence ATGTCAAAAAGGAAAGTATCTGTTTACATCGCGACAAGCGTTGACGGCTACGTTGCAACGGAAGATGACTCACTCGACTGGCTTTTTAAAGTTGAACCAGAAGGTGACGCGGGTTATGAGGAGTTCATGAAAGATGTGGACACCATGATTATGGGTCGTCGTACGTATGACTGGGTGATGGAACAGGAGAACGGAGTAAATCCGTATCAAGGGAAAATATCCTACGTGTATACAACTCAATCAAGAGAAAACACAGAAGATGTGACCTATACATCGGAAGATCCGACGTCACTCATTGAACGATTAAACGAGCAGGGTGGTGGAACGATCTGGCTCATCGGTGGTGGTGTACTCGTTCATGAATTTCTTGAGAAAAATTTGATTGATGAATTTATTATCTCGCTTGCTCCGGCACTAATCGGAAAAGGGATTCCACTGTTTCAGAAAAGCGACGTTAAACACGATCTTGAATTAACCGATGTGCGCCAGTATGGACAGTTTGCCCAGCTACATTATCGCGTTAAGAAAGTTTAA